Proteins from a genomic interval of Chionomys nivalis chromosome 7, mChiNiv1.1, whole genome shotgun sequence:
- the Top3a gene encoding DNA topoisomerase 3-alpha — protein MIFPITLLAFRWQRRPGGRALSRAAMEVAFRGVRKVLCVAEKNDAAKGIADLLSNGRMRRKEGLSKFNKIYEFDYHLYGQNVTMIMTSVSGHLLAHDFQMRFRKWQSCNPLVLFEAEIEKYCPENFIDIKKTLEREAQHCQALVIWTDCDREGENIGFEIIHVCKAVKPNLQVLRARFSEITPRAVRAACENLTEPDQRVSDAVDVRQELDLRIGAAFTRFQTLRLQRIFPEVLAEQLISYGSCQFPTLGFVVERFKAIQAFVPEVFHRIKVTHDHKDGTVEFNWKRYRLFNHTACLVLYQLCMEDPMATVVEVRSKPKSKWRPQALDTVELEKLASRKLRINAKETMRIAEKLYTQGYISYPRTETNIFPKDLNLAVLVEQQTQDPHWGAFAQNILERGGPTPRNGNKSDQAHPPIHPTKYTSGLQGDERRLYEFIVRHFLACCSQDAQGQETTVEIDIAQERFVAHGLVILARNYLDVYPYDHWSDKLLPVYEQGFRFQPSTVEMVDGETSPPQLLTEADLIALMEKHGIGTDATHAEHIETIKARMYVGLTSDKRFLPGHLGMGLVEGYDSMGYEMSKPDLRAELEADLKLICEGKKDKFQVLRQQVQKYKQVFIEAVAKAKKLDEALSQYLGEGTEVAQQEELYPAMPEPVRKCPQCNKDMVLKTKKSGGFYLSCTGFPECRSAVWFPDSVLEASRDSSVCPICQPPPVYRLKLKFKRGSLPPTMPLEFVGCIGGCDETLKEIFSLRFSQAPTRATQPSGHLQTSQVTNRMDSSQHNLSQPLVNRHTGPSKAMAQTFLPPTAAGESNSVTCNCGQEAVLLTVRKQGPNQGRQFYKCSGGGCNFFLWADSSHPTGGGPPTSASRLPGNSVGWPSASDSNVDGFGSLGSDSDGSTSCLCGQPVVTRTVQKDGPNKGRQFHTCAKPREQQCGFFQWVDENVAPGNFTAPPWPGGRGKAQRPEAASKRLRAGSSDAGSTAKKPRKCSLCHQPGHTRPFCPQNR, from the exons aaagaAGGCCTTTCAAAATTCAACAAGATTTATGAATTTGACTATCATCTGTATGGGCAA aATGTTACTATGATAATGACTTCAGTCTCTGGACATTTGCTGGCTCATGATTTCCAGATGAGGTTTCGGAAATG GCAGAGCTGCAATCCCCTAGTTCTCTTTGAAGCGGAAATTGAAAAGTACTGCCCAGAAAATTTTATAGACATCAAG AAGACTCTGGAGCGAGAGGCACAGCATTGTCAGGCACTGGTGATCTGGACTGACTGTGACAGAGAAGGTGAAAACATCGGGTTTGAGATTATCCACGTCTGCAAGGCTG TAAAGCCCAATCTACAGGTCTTACGGGCCCGTTTCTCTGAGATCACACCACGTGCCGTCAGGGCAGCCTGTGAAAACCTGACTGAGCCTGACCAGAGAGTAAGCGATGCAGTGGATGTGAGGCAGGAGCTGGATCTGCGGATTG GAGCTGCCTTCACAAGGTTCCAGACCCTGCGGCTCCAGCGGATTTTCCCTGAGGTTCTGGCAGAGCAGCTCATCAGCTATGGCAGTTGCCAGTTCCCAACACTGGGGTTTGTGGTGGAAAGGTTCAAAGCCATTCAGGCTTTTGTGCCAGAAGTCTTCCACAGAATTAAAG TAACTCATGACCACAAAGATGGGACTGTAGAGTTCAACTGGAAAAGATACCGTCTCTTTAACCACACAGCTTGTCTTGTCCTTTATCAGTTGTGTATGGAG GATCCCATGGCAACCGTGGTAGAGGTCAGGTCTAAGCCAAAAAGCAAGTGGAGGCCTCAAGCTTTGGACACTGTG GAGCTGGAGAAGCTGGCTTCTCGGAAATTGAGAATAAATGCTAAAGAAACCATGAGGATTGCAGAAAAACTCTACACACAAGG GTATATCAGCTACCCACGAACAGAAACAAACATCTTCCCTAAAGACTTAAACCTGGCTGTGTTGGTGGAACAGCAGACCCAGGATCCACACTGGGGGGCGTTTGCTCAGAACATTCTAGAGCGAGGTGGCCCCACTCCACGAAATGGGAACAAATCTGATCAAGCTCATCCCCCCATTCACCCCACCAAATACACCAGCGGCCTGCAG ggAGATGAACGGCGACTATATGAATTCATCGTTCGCCATTTCCTGGCTTGCTGCTCCCAGGATGCTCAGGGGCAAGAGACTACTGTAGAGATTGACATTGCCCAGGAACGCTTTGTAGCCCACGGCCTAGTAATTCTGGCCCGTAACTACCTGGATGTGTATCCATACGATCACTGGAGTGACAAG CTCCTCCCTGTCTATGAGCAAGGCTTCCGCTTTCAGCCCAGCACTGTGGAAATGGTGGATGGAGAGACCAGCCCACCCCAGCTGCTTACCGAGGCTGACCTCATTGCCCTCATGGAGAAGCATGGTATCG GTACTGATGCAACTCATGCAGAACACATTGAAACCATCAAAGCCCGGATGTATGTGGGACTCACCTCAGACAAGCGGTTCCTTCCTGGGCACCTGGGCATGGGACTTGTGGAAG GTTACGATTCCATGGGCTATGAGATGTCCAAGCCTGACCTCCGTGCCGAGCTAGAAGCTGATCTTAAGCTGATCTGCGAGGGCAAGAAGGATAAGTTTCAGGTTCTAAGGCAGCAAGTGCAGAAATACAAGCAGGTTTTCATTGAAGCAGTGGCTAAGGCAAAGAA ATTGGATGAAGCCTTATCTCAATACTTAGGAGAAGGGACAGAGGTGGCCCAGCAAGAAGAGCTCTACCCAGCCATGCCAGAGCCTGTTCGAAAGTGTCCTCAGTGCAACAAGGATATGGTCCTGAAGACCAAGAAGAGTGGTGG GTTCTACCTTAGCTGCACAGGGTTCCCAGAATGTCGGTCAGCTGTGTGGTTTCCTGACTCGGTGCTGGAGGCCAGCAGGGACAGCAGTGTGTGTCCCATTTGTCAGCCACCCCCTGTGTACAG GTTGAAGTTGAAGTTTAAGCGTGGTAGCCTTCCCCCAACCATGCCCCTGGAGTTTGTTGGCTGCATAGGTGGATGTGATGAGACATTGAAGGAAATCTTCAGCCTGCGATTTTCACAGGCCCCAACAAGAGCTACCCAGCCCTCTGGCCACCTGCAGACCAGCCAGGTCACCAACAGGATGGACAGCAGTCAGCATAATCTCTCTCAACCTCTGGTCAACAGACATACTGGACCTTCAAAGGCAATGGCTCAAACCTTCCTACCACCCACTGCTGCTGGTGAAAGCAACTCTGTGACCTGCAATTGTGGCCAGGAGGCTGTGCTGCTCACTGTCCGCAAGCAGGGCCCCAACCAGGGCCGGCAGTTCTATAAGTGCAGTGGTGGTGGTTGCAACTTCTTCCTGTGGGCTGACAGCAGCCATCCCACTGGAGGAGGGCCCCCCACCTCTGCATCCAGACTCCCCGGCAACTCTGTGGGATGGCCGTCAGCCTCAGACAGCAACGTGGATGGGTTTGGCAGCCTTGGCAGTGACAGTGACGGAAGTACGTCCTGCCTGTGCGGGCAGCCTGTTGTCACACGGACTGTGCAGAAGGACGGACCCAACAAAGGACGCCAGTTCCACACCTGTGCCAAGCCACGAGAGCAGCAGTGTGGCTTCTTTCAGTGGGTAGATGAGAACGTGGCCCCAG gGAACTTTACAGCCCCACCAtggccaggaggcagaggaaaagcCCAGAGACCAGAGGCTGCAAGCAAAAGACTAAGAGCTGGATCCTCAGATGCAGGATCTACAGCAAAAAAGCCCCGGAAATGTAGCCTTTGCCACCAGCCTGGACACACCCGCCCTTTTTGTCCTCAGAACAGATGA